A genomic window from Microscilla marina ATCC 23134 includes:
- the hisC gene encoding histidinol-phosphate transaminase produces MKNIEKLVRPNIWALKPYSSARDEFVVDDEGNEQPLVFLDANENPLGSVGSNGANNRYPDPYQRKLKEALSALKNVAPENIFLGNGSDEAIDLLFRIFCTPGQDRVLVTPPTYGMYQVSADINHVAVDQVRLNEDFTLPVAQLLDTVGQHAYKLLILCNPNNPTGNAIASTAEFEQILQAFEGVVVVDEAYIDFADFASMTALIDRYPNLVVLQTFSKAWGLANLRLGMAFASAPIIDLLNKVKPPYNLNGVTQELGLQAVQNVAQKDAFVASIRAQRAWLYTQLPLFDFIEKIFPSQTNFILFRTQQPNELYNYLVQHQVIVRNRSTQPLCEGCLRVSVGAEAENKRFIELLKSWELL; encoded by the coding sequence ATGAAAAATATTGAAAAACTGGTACGACCCAACATTTGGGCTTTGAAGCCTTATTCGTCAGCACGCGATGAGTTTGTGGTAGACGATGAGGGCAATGAACAACCCTTGGTGTTTTTAGATGCCAACGAAAACCCGCTGGGGTCGGTGGGCAGTAACGGGGCAAATAACCGTTACCCTGACCCTTATCAGCGAAAGCTAAAAGAGGCACTAAGTGCCCTAAAAAACGTTGCCCCAGAAAACATCTTTCTGGGCAATGGCAGTGATGAGGCTATAGATTTATTGTTTCGAATTTTTTGTACCCCAGGGCAAGACCGGGTACTGGTTACTCCGCCTACTTATGGTATGTACCAAGTCAGTGCCGACATTAACCATGTGGCAGTAGATCAGGTCAGGCTCAACGAAGATTTCACCTTGCCAGTGGCTCAGCTGTTAGACACAGTTGGGCAACATGCGTATAAATTGCTGATTTTGTGTAACCCCAACAACCCTACGGGCAACGCCATTGCTTCAACGGCTGAGTTTGAGCAAATCTTACAGGCTTTTGAGGGCGTGGTGGTGGTAGATGAGGCGTACATAGATTTTGCTGATTTCGCTTCTATGACTGCCCTGATCGACCGTTACCCCAACCTGGTGGTGTTGCAGACTTTTTCGAAAGCCTGGGGACTGGCAAATTTGCGCCTGGGGATGGCTTTTGCCTCCGCTCCGATCATTGATTTACTTAATAAGGTAAAGCCGCCTTACAACCTCAACGGGGTGACACAGGAGTTGGGGCTGCAAGCAGTACAAAATGTCGCCCAAAAAGACGCTTTTGTGGCAAGCATTCGAGCTCAAAGAGCGTGGTTGTATACGCAACTGCCTTTGTTTGACTTTATCGAGAAAATATTTCCTTCTCAAACTAATTTTATCTTGTTTCGTACCCAACAGCCCAACGAATTGTACAATTACCTGGTGCAACATCAGGTGATTGTACGCAACCGCTCTACTCAACCCCTTTGCGAGGGTTGTTTGCGGGTATCGGTGGGTGCGGAGGCAGAAAATAAACGTTTCATTGAATTATTGAAGAGTTGGGAGCTTTTGTAG
- the rpe gene encoding ribulose-phosphate 3-epimerase, with translation MAPIIAPSILAADFANIQKEVEMLNESSADWIHIDIMDGMFVPNISFGMPVLAAIQKHAKKPLDVHLMIEQPERYVETFKKLGADTISVHYEACPHLHRNLQQLRDLDCRVGVALNPHTSVELLADTLQDIDLVCMMSVNPGFGGQKFIEQTYQKVRKLRAMAEAQNTPLHIEIDGGVNSENAPKLIEAGADVLVAGSFVFRAEDPIATIAGLKG, from the coding sequence ATGGCACCTATTATTGCCCCCTCTATTTTGGCAGCAGACTTTGCCAATATTCAAAAAGAAGTAGAAATGTTGAACGAAAGTTCGGCAGATTGGATCCATATCGATATTATGGATGGTATGTTTGTGCCTAACATTTCGTTTGGTATGCCAGTGTTAGCGGCTATTCAGAAACACGCCAAGAAACCGTTGGATGTGCACCTGATGATAGAGCAACCCGAACGCTACGTAGAAACTTTTAAAAAACTGGGTGCCGACACTATTTCGGTGCATTATGAGGCTTGCCCACACTTGCACCGCAACCTGCAGCAGCTGCGCGACTTGGACTGTAGGGTAGGGGTGGCGCTCAACCCACATACCTCGGTAGAGCTGTTGGCAGACACCCTACAAGACATAGACCTGGTGTGTATGATGTCGGTAAACCCTGGGTTTGGCGGACAAAAGTTTATTGAGCAAACTTACCAAAAAGTACGCAAGTTGCGGGCGATGGCAGAGGCACAAAACACCCCTTTGCACATAGAAATAGATGGAGGTGTAAACAGTGAGAATGCTCCCAAGTTGATTGAGGCAGGCGCCGATGTATTGGTAGCGGGTAGTTTTGTGTTTCGCGCCGAAGACCCCATAGCAACCATTGCCGGGCTTAAGGGGTAG
- the hisG gene encoding ATP phosphoribosyltransferase, translating into MQDKITIAIQKSGRLYDKSVELLKECGIRFNTYGNRLKAEATNFPCEILFLRVSDIPAYVEDGVVDIGIIGENVHIEKNKFIDVVDYLGFSKCRVSLAVPREADYGGLEYFQGKKVATSYPHTLKSFFEKKNIQAEVHLINGSVEIAPSIGLADAVCDIVSTGSTLLSNGLKEVETILKSQAVIVANQNLSPDKRALLNKLMFRVKAYKKAKHTKYILMNAPNDKLDEITAIIPGMKSPTILPLAEEGWSSVHSVINEDDFWDIIDQLQEKGAGGILIVPIEKMIV; encoded by the coding sequence ATGCAAGATAAAATTACCATTGCTATCCAAAAATCAGGGCGGTTATACGACAAATCGGTAGAATTGCTCAAAGAATGCGGCATCAGGTTTAACACCTACGGCAACCGCCTCAAGGCAGAAGCCACCAATTTTCCCTGTGAAATCCTGTTTTTGCGGGTGTCTGATATTCCGGCGTATGTAGAAGATGGCGTGGTGGACATAGGCATTATTGGCGAAAATGTACACATCGAAAAAAACAAGTTTATAGATGTGGTAGACTACCTTGGTTTTTCTAAATGCCGGGTGTCTTTGGCAGTGCCCCGCGAAGCCGACTACGGAGGACTGGAGTATTTTCAGGGCAAAAAAGTAGCGACCTCTTACCCACACACGCTGAAAAGTTTTTTTGAGAAAAAGAACATTCAGGCAGAAGTGCACCTCATCAATGGCTCGGTAGAAATTGCCCCCAGTATTGGGCTTGCCGATGCCGTGTGCGACATTGTGAGCACGGGCAGTACTTTGTTGAGCAATGGCTTGAAAGAGGTAGAAACTATCTTAAAGTCGCAGGCAGTAATAGTGGCCAACCAAAACCTAAGCCCTGACAAGCGCGCCCTGCTCAACAAGTTGATGTTTAGGGTAAAGGCATACAAAAAAGCCAAACACACCAAGTATATTTTGATGAATGCCCCCAACGATAAGCTGGACGAGATCACAGCGATTATCCCTGGAATGAAAAGCCCCACCATTTTGCCCCTTGCCGAAGAAGGCTGGAGCTCGGTACATTCGGTCATCAATGAAGATGACTTCTGGGACATTATTGACCAGCTTCAGGAGAAAGGCGCTGGCGGAATTTTGATTGTACCTATTGAGAAAATGATTGTGTAA
- a CDS encoding DUF3857 domain-containing protein, producing the protein MKYKVLFVLLWLALPALHAQQLSFAAKEVRQEIWGTPDADFTATAAPTKWSKESAVILGKSFRFEYGRKSGSQKIYKRIYLRERIQLIDKAAVEEYSEFTFKQIDHTWGDKLYFGIKVIKPSGVEKEIPLSESVKMQTQKGSETVSYQKLAIPDLVPGDVIDYYIFSKEILSAATTTQLPEMSILLAGDYPTVRQKVVLAIDPNIYLNVRALNNAPDFVYNEEEDLYLLRDGNREKLSKSLWFIEQRSVPTVRFQVFFSPQKFTGKKGKPKFSITPADVLNSMQEYPKKSKAAVDFYKKFKAYLKASNKRKLSNEEKLKEAYYFFRHQYQISMLEQAIVFQKVDLSRIKTDKDFVNIMAYWLNKYKFEYEVVVAVSRKIARLADWIIPQEASLLLKVNGKQSYYLQNPVLYDYFGEIRPELQGVQGYSLPLHKPHPQRKVSKIRLPLPGHPYHTTYYRTEVWMEEALQTLRIKQKTVLAGASRSGYQTLMVNPYEIIEESFPKYGTKIQSNNAKNQRIRQRMNEERNAGFKLTLKAEYNNELVALHQLNVIENGIWHHKPRLRFESEFVMPNLAKKVGQNYIFEAGRLIGKQVDIKILKKKRVYDVYMPYARSFKNELIIHLPKGYTIQGIDKLQKKVTNETGGFESSATLQAQRLVITTYKYYTRYYEPVTQWDKIRAFLKAAHQFTQQKLLLKKQ; encoded by the coding sequence ATGAAGTACAAGGTTTTATTTGTTTTGCTCTGGCTTGCTTTGCCCGCTTTGCACGCCCAACAATTGTCGTTTGCGGCAAAAGAAGTAAGGCAGGAAATATGGGGCACGCCTGACGCTGATTTTACCGCCACTGCCGCGCCCACCAAATGGAGCAAAGAATCGGCGGTAATATTGGGTAAGAGTTTTAGGTTTGAGTATGGCAGAAAAAGTGGTTCACAAAAAATTTATAAGCGCATTTATTTGCGCGAACGCATCCAACTGATAGATAAAGCCGCAGTAGAAGAATATTCTGAGTTTACTTTTAAACAAATAGACCATACCTGGGGCGACAAACTCTATTTTGGCATCAAGGTGATCAAACCCAGTGGGGTAGAAAAAGAAATTCCGCTGAGCGAATCGGTCAAGATGCAAACCCAAAAAGGCAGTGAGACGGTGTCTTACCAAAAACTGGCGATTCCTGACCTGGTGCCGGGCGATGTCATAGATTATTACATTTTCTCGAAAGAGATTCTAAGCGCTGCCACTACTACCCAACTGCCCGAAATGTCTATTTTGCTGGCGGGCGACTACCCTACGGTGCGCCAAAAAGTAGTGCTGGCTATAGACCCCAACATTTACCTGAATGTGCGGGCTTTGAACAATGCCCCTGACTTTGTGTATAATGAGGAGGAAGATTTGTATTTGCTGCGCGATGGCAACCGCGAAAAGTTGAGCAAGTCGCTGTGGTTTATAGAGCAGCGATCGGTGCCCACGGTCAGGTTTCAGGTATTTTTTAGCCCTCAGAAATTTACTGGCAAAAAGGGCAAGCCTAAGTTTAGCATTACCCCGGCAGATGTGCTCAACTCTATGCAAGAGTACCCCAAAAAAAGCAAGGCAGCGGTTGATTTCTACAAAAAATTTAAGGCTTACCTAAAAGCCAGCAACAAGCGAAAGCTAAGCAATGAAGAAAAACTAAAAGAGGCTTATTATTTCTTTAGGCACCAATACCAAATAAGCATGCTTGAGCAAGCCATTGTGTTTCAGAAGGTAGACTTGAGCCGTATCAAAACAGACAAGGACTTTGTAAACATCATGGCATATTGGCTAAACAAGTACAAGTTTGAATACGAAGTAGTGGTGGCGGTGTCGCGCAAGATTGCCCGCCTCGCCGACTGGATCATTCCTCAGGAAGCCTCTTTGCTGTTGAAAGTCAACGGCAAACAAAGCTATTATTTGCAAAACCCTGTGTTGTATGACTACTTTGGCGAAATAAGACCTGAGCTACAGGGAGTACAAGGCTACAGCTTGCCCCTACACAAACCCCACCCCCAGCGCAAAGTAAGCAAGATACGTCTGCCTCTGCCGGGGCACCCTTACCACACTACCTACTACCGCACCGAGGTATGGATGGAAGAAGCCCTGCAAACGTTGAGGATAAAACAAAAAACGGTGTTGGCGGGCGCCAGCCGAAGCGGATACCAAACCCTAATGGTGAATCCTTACGAAATTATTGAAGAGAGTTTTCCTAAATATGGCACCAAAATACAAAGCAACAACGCCAAAAACCAGCGCATACGTCAACGCATGAACGAAGAACGCAACGCAGGCTTCAAACTCACACTTAAGGCAGAGTACAACAATGAACTGGTAGCACTCCACCAACTCAACGTCATCGAAAACGGCATTTGGCACCACAAGCCACGGCTCAGGTTTGAAAGCGAGTTTGTGATGCCTAACCTAGCCAAAAAAGTGGGACAAAACTATATTTTTGAGGCAGGCAGGCTCATTGGCAAGCAGGTAGACATCAAAATACTTAAGAAAAAACGAGTGTATGATGTGTATATGCCTTACGCCAGATCGTTTAAAAACGAATTAATCATCCATTTGCCAAAAGGCTATACTATACAGGGGATAGACAAGCTACAAAAAAAGGTAACCAACGAAACAGGAGGGTTCGAGAGCTCGGCAACACTACAAGCTCAACGATTGGTAATTACTACCTACAAATACTACACACGCTATTATGAGCCAGTAACACAATGGGACAAAATAAGGGCTTTTCTCAAGGCAGCGCATCAGTTTACCCAACAAAAGCTTTTGCTGAAAAAGCAATGA
- the hisD gene encoding histidinol dehydrogenase gives MKNIIKNPARSQWGELCTRAVIQADVIEEQVQAILDKVAKEGDAALKFFNEKFDQSKVDALAVSPEEIAQASTALSEELKQAIRQAYHNIKVFHEAQKEPLKKIETIEGVTCWRKSVPIDKVGLYIPGGTAPLFSTVLMLGAPAQIAGCPQAILCSPPNAEGKIHPAILFAADLVGIRQIYKVGGAQAIAAMGYGTETIAQTYKIFGPGNQYVTTAKTLLAKSGMAIDMPAGPSELAVIADDACVPAFVAADLLSQAEHGADSQVVLIATNSQVAEKVMKEVEKQVATLPRRDIAEKALKNSKAIVFDQLAEAIAFSNFYAPEHLIIATQDFEQVAEQVTNAGSVFLGNFTPESAGDYASGTNHTLPTNSFARAFSGVSLDSFYKKITFQHLTKPGLQSIAQTIETMATAESLTAHQRAVSIRFE, from the coding sequence ATGAAAAATATCATAAAAAACCCCGCCCGTAGCCAATGGGGTGAGCTATGCACGCGCGCTGTGATACAAGCCGATGTGATAGAAGAGCAAGTACAGGCAATTTTAGACAAGGTGGCAAAAGAAGGAGATGCTGCGCTGAAGTTTTTCAACGAAAAATTTGACCAAAGCAAAGTAGATGCCCTGGCGGTAAGCCCCGAAGAAATAGCGCAGGCAAGTACTGCCTTGAGTGAGGAACTCAAACAAGCCATTCGTCAGGCATACCACAACATCAAGGTGTTTCATGAGGCACAAAAAGAACCCCTCAAGAAAATAGAAACCATAGAGGGGGTTACTTGCTGGCGCAAAAGTGTGCCTATAGACAAGGTGGGGCTCTATATACCAGGAGGCACCGCCCCTTTGTTTTCTACGGTGCTAATGTTGGGGGCGCCCGCCCAAATAGCCGGTTGCCCACAAGCCATACTTTGCTCTCCACCCAATGCCGAGGGTAAAATTCACCCTGCCATTTTGTTTGCGGCCGACTTGGTGGGCATTCGCCAAATATACAAAGTGGGAGGCGCCCAGGCAATTGCGGCTATGGGCTATGGCACTGAAACCATTGCTCAAACCTACAAGATATTTGGACCTGGGAATCAATATGTTACCACAGCAAAAACCTTATTGGCTAAAAGCGGTATGGCAATAGATATGCCCGCAGGTCCGTCAGAACTTGCCGTGATTGCCGATGATGCCTGTGTGCCTGCTTTTGTGGCTGCCGACTTGTTGTCGCAAGCCGAACACGGCGCCGATAGCCAGGTAGTATTGATTGCTACAAATAGCCAGGTGGCCGAAAAGGTAATGAAGGAGGTAGAAAAACAAGTGGCTACGTTGCCGCGTCGTGACATTGCCGAAAAGGCTTTGAAAAACAGCAAAGCCATCGTGTTTGACCAATTAGCGGAAGCTATAGCCTTTAGTAACTTTTATGCCCCCGAACACCTCATCATTGCCACGCAGGATTTTGAACAGGTAGCCGAACAAGTGACCAATGCCGGGTCGGTGTTTTTGGGCAATTTCACCCCCGAATCGGCTGGAGATTATGCCTCAGGCACCAACCACACCTTGCCTACCAATAGTTTTGCCCGTGCATTTAGTGGGGTGTCTTTGGACAGTTTTTATAAAAAAATCACTTTCCAGCACTTGACCAAACCGGGCTTACAAAGCATTGCTCAAACTATTGAAACAATGGCTACTGCCGAATCGCTGACGGCGCACCAACGGGCGGTAAGTATAAGGTTTGAGTAA
- a CDS encoding sigma-70 family RNA polymerase sigma factor, with amino-acid sequence MKFEKIWNQNEHLLLSLIKKKVHNDVLCKDILQEVGIKLHQGLVQQYPIKNYQTWLFQVARYTIIDFYRKDEVHARLTTHDIPEGILEAPTITPLYKLSEFIIEHYLPKEYGTPLLLSDLEQIPQKEVAQRLGLTLTATKSRIQRARKKFKEAFSNFFEVEQNDKGQIVDYHLRMDVKQPQELLRELEKLKLF; translated from the coding sequence ATGAAATTTGAAAAAATCTGGAATCAGAATGAACATTTATTGTTAAGCCTTATCAAAAAAAAGGTGCATAACGATGTCTTGTGCAAAGACATATTGCAGGAAGTAGGCATTAAACTTCACCAGGGATTGGTGCAACAATACCCAATAAAAAACTACCAGACCTGGCTTTTTCAGGTAGCCCGGTACACCATCATAGATTTTTACCGCAAAGATGAGGTACACGCACGATTGACTACCCACGACATACCCGAGGGTATACTGGAAGCACCAACCATTACCCCTCTTTACAAATTGTCTGAGTTTATTATTGAACACTATTTGCCCAAAGAATATGGTACTCCGTTGTTGTTGAGCGACTTGGAGCAAATACCCCAAAAAGAGGTAGCCCAAAGGCTTGGTTTAACCCTTACGGCCACCAAGTCACGCATCCAGCGGGCGCGAAAAAAATTTAAAGAAGCATTCAGTAATTTTTTTGAAGTAGAACAAAACGATAAGGGGCAGATAGTGGACTATCACCTGAGAATGGATGTAAAACAGCCGCAGGAATTACTCAGGGAGTTGGAAAAATTAAAATTATTTTGA